A genomic window from Solanum dulcamara chromosome 11, daSolDulc1.2, whole genome shotgun sequence includes:
- the LOC129872020 gene encoding uncharacterized protein LOC129872020: protein MLSLSLRRFIIPARFLHRSMATNSGKKFIRIDISSDTVCPWCFVGKKNLDKAIALTNDQYDFEIKWHPFLLNPSAPKEGVNKKDYYRNKFGPRSEQMMSRMSEVFKGIGLEYNMSGLTGSSLDSHRLLYFAGQQGLDKQNNLAEELFLGYFTQGRYIGDREFLIEAARKVGVEGAADFLEDPNNGLKEVNEELQQHSSNISGVPHFVLNGKYQLSGGQPPESFIQAFQAASNVAT from the exons ATGctttcattgagtctccgaaGATTCATAATTCCGGCGAG ATTCCTGCATCGATCAATGGCCACCAACAGTGGGAAGAAGTTTATACGAATTGATATCAGTTCGGATACTGTGTGCCCCTGGTGCTTTGTGGGGAAAAAGAACCTTGATAAAGCTATAGCGTTAACCAATGATCAATATGATTTTGAG ATTAAGTGGCATCCGTTTCTTCTCAACCCTTCTGCGCCTAAAGAAGGGGTTAACAAGAAAGATTACTACAGAAATAAGTTTGGACCTCGCTCTGAACAAATGATGTCAAGAATGTCAGag GTTTTTAAGGGCATTGGACTGGAATATAACATGTCAGGACTTAC GGGAAGTAGTCTGGACAGCCACAGGCTACTATATTTCGCAGGACAACAGGGGCTTGACAAGCAAAATAATCTTGCTGAGGAGCTTTTTCTTGGCTATTTCACACAGGGAAGGTATATAGGTGACAG GGAATTTCTTATAGAAGCTGCAAGAAAGGTTGGTGTAGAAGGAGCGGCTGACTTCCTTGAAGATCCCAACAATGGGCTAAAGGAG GTGAATGAAGAGCTTCAGCAACACTCATCAAATATATCAGGCGTCCCACATTTTGTG TTAAATGGCAAGTACCAGTTGAGCGGTGGCCAACCTCCAGAGAGCTTCATCCAAGCTTTTCAAGCTGCTTCAAATGTCGCAACATAG
- the LOC129872021 gene encoding E3 ubiquitin-protein ligase At3g02290-like, producing MGAVCCCLRDECEDFANPNSSIYRNCICLRCFIQNFLHVYALLFHRGEQHAIASSTQGTTSLSSTASLDNSLSDMYRSPPRPLPYDADPRYFRLQRDGLVSRREKGSSHSHEETEPLRRNDIDDDSELLGTGNKWKESVCEEGSKEYNSKSLKLSTAKTTTEFTQICYSSEDEDVCPTCLEEYTEENPKIMTKCSHHFHLGCIYEWMERSDNCPVCGKVMVFNESP from the exons ATGGGTGCTGTTTGTTGCTGCTTGCGAGATGAATGTGAAGATTTTGCCAATCCAAACAGCTCAATATATAGGAACTGCATATGCCTTCGATGTTTTATTCAAAACTTCTTGCACGTG TATGCATTATTGTTTCATAGGGGAGAACAACATGCCATTGCTTCATCCACTCAAGGTACAACATCTTTGAGTTCCACAGCATCCCTTGATAACTCATTATCTGATATGTACCGCTCTCCTCCAAGACCACTTCCTTACGATGCCGATCCCAGATACTTCCGCTTGCAACGCGATGGGCTAGTCTCAAGAAGGGAGAAAGGCTCAAGTCACTCACATGAGGAAACTGAACCACTACGAAGAAATGATATTGATGATGATTCTGAATTGTTGGGTACGGGTAATAAATGGAAGGAGTCTGTTTGTGAAGAAGGATCAAAAGAATACAATTCTAAGTCATTGAAACTCTCAACAGCTAAAACAACTACTGAATTTACTCAAATTTGTTATTCTTCAGAAGATGAAGATGTCTGCCCTACATGTCTTGAAG AATATACAGaagaaaatccaaaaataaTGACAAAATGCTCTCACCACTTCCACTTGGGTTGCATATATGAGTGGATGGAGAGAAGTGACAACTGTCCAGTATGCGGCAAG GTGATGGTATTCAACGAGTCGCCATGA